A single genomic interval of Labilibaculum sp. DW002 harbors:
- a CDS encoding IMP dehydrogenase: protein MAKIINEVSRTFTEYLIIPGLTTVDCTPDKVDMITPLVRFKKGESSKINLKTPFVSAIMQSVSDDGMAIALAKEGGVSFIYGSQSIEQQADMVRRVKKHKAGFVESRANITPEQTLEDVLNLKESTGFSTIGVTEDGSPNGKFLGIITGRDYRISKDSLSKKVKDIMRPLPELAVGELGISLTEANDIIWEHKLNTLPVIDKDQNLKYFVFRKDYDNHKENHNELLDDHKRLVVGAGINTRDYEERVPALVDAGVDTVCIDSSDGFSEWQKITIQWIKEHYKGKVSVGAGNVVDKAGFLYLAEAGADFIKVGVGGGSICITREQKGIGRGQATAIIEVAAARDEYFEKTGEYIPICSDGGIVQDYHMTLALSMGADFLMMGRYFARFDESPTRKLLIGSNYVKEYWGEGSNRARNWQRYDMGGNNSLKFEEGVDSYVPYAGKLKDNLEITTGKIKSTMCSCGVLTIAQLQAEAKITLVSSTSIVEGGAHDVIVKDTKN from the coding sequence ATGGCTAAGATTATTAATGAAGTTTCAAGAACCTTTACAGAGTATTTAATTATTCCAGGATTAACTACGGTAGATTGTACTCCAGATAAGGTTGACATGATTACTCCTTTGGTTCGATTTAAAAAAGGAGAATCCTCAAAAATCAATTTGAAAACCCCTTTTGTTTCGGCTATTATGCAGTCAGTTTCTGACGACGGAATGGCAATTGCTTTAGCAAAAGAAGGTGGTGTTTCCTTTATTTACGGTTCTCAGTCTATCGAACAGCAGGCTGATATGGTTCGAAGAGTAAAGAAACACAAAGCTGGATTCGTAGAAAGTCGTGCTAATATTACACCAGAGCAAACTTTAGAGGATGTTCTAAACCTAAAAGAATCAACGGGTTTTTCTACTATTGGTGTAACTGAAGATGGTAGTCCAAACGGAAAATTTTTAGGAATTATTACAGGGCGCGATTACCGTATCAGTAAAGATAGTTTGAGTAAAAAAGTAAAAGATATTATGCGACCATTGCCAGAATTGGCTGTTGGTGAGCTTGGAATTTCTTTAACAGAAGCAAATGATATTATTTGGGAGCACAAATTAAATACGCTTCCAGTTATCGATAAGGATCAAAATTTAAAATATTTTGTATTCCGAAAAGATTACGATAATCACAAAGAGAATCACAACGAATTATTAGACGATCATAAGAGATTAGTTGTAGGTGCTGGAATCAATACAAGAGATTACGAAGAGCGTGTACCTGCATTGGTCGATGCTGGCGTTGATACGGTTTGTATCGATTCATCTGATGGATTTTCAGAATGGCAGAAAATTACCATTCAATGGATAAAAGAACATTACAAAGGTAAGGTTTCTGTTGGTGCTGGTAATGTTGTTGACAAAGCAGGTTTCTTATATTTAGCCGAAGCTGGTGCTGATTTTATTAAAGTTGGTGTAGGTGGCGGATCTATTTGTATTACACGTGAGCAAAAAGGAATTGGTAGAGGTCAGGCAACTGCTATTATCGAAGTTGCAGCTGCACGCGATGAGTATTTCGAAAAAACTGGCGAGTACATTCCAATCTGTTCAGATGGTGGTATTGTTCAGGATTATCATATGACACTAGCCTTATCAATGGGTGCCGATTTCCTAATGATGGGAAGATATTTCGCTCGTTTTGATGAGAGTCCAACAAGAAAGCTTTTAATTGGTAGCAACTACGTAAAAGAATATTGGGGCGAAGGTTCGAACAGAGCTAGAAACTGGCAACGTTACGATATGGGTGGTAACAACAGCCTTAAGTTTGAAGAAGGTGTTGACAGTTACGTGCCTTATGCAGGTAAATTGAAAGACAACTTGGAAATCACAACTGGTAAAATTAAATCGACCATGTGTAGTTGTGGTGTTCTTACAATTGCTCAGTTGCAAGCCGAAGCTAAAATTACTTTGGTTTCATCTACAAGTATTGTAGAAGGTGGTGCGCACGATGTTATCGTAAAAGATACAAAGAACTAA